From a region of the uncultured Draconibacterium sp. genome:
- a CDS encoding zf-HC2 domain-containing protein, translated as MMKCNTVHNKLIFFLEKELPVSEMKQVQQHLNECSECALFAAEMRNTLSILDSDKVTDENPFFYTRVKARLEKQDEKQPSVRPVLIRVLQPVAFSIILLLGIYGGFKLGQAPRTDFADNSLSEQEMVPYWNELENEPIESFLME; from the coding sequence ATGATGAAGTGTAATACCGTGCATAATAAGTTGATTTTTTTCCTGGAAAAGGAACTGCCGGTTTCAGAAATGAAACAGGTGCAGCAACACCTGAATGAATGTTCGGAGTGTGCTCTTTTTGCAGCGGAAATGAGAAATACACTCAGTATTTTGGATAGCGATAAAGTAACAGATGAAAATCCATTCTTTTATACCCGGGTAAAAGCACGACTTGAAAAACAGGATGAGAAACAACCTTCTGTACGTCCGGTTTTGATTCGTGTTCTGCAGCCGGTGGCATTTTCAATAATCTTGTTATTGGGTATTTACGGTGGATTTAAACTGGGGCAGGCACCTAGAACAGATTTTGCCGATAACAGTTTAAGCGAACAGGAAATGGTGCCTTACTGGAACGAACTGGAAAACGAGCCAATCGAATCATTTTTAATGGAATAA
- a CDS encoding sigma-70 family RNA polymerase sigma factor: MSDTEIIEQLKQGSEAAFKRLVDTHQKLVVNTCYGLVQNREDAEDIAQDVFIEVYRNIEKFRADAKLSTWLYRIAVNRSLNHIRDNKKRKWFHSFEDEVAAKNKEVMQVSTSNTDEPEYDLENKQRAIILKEAINSLPQNQKVAFTLSKYEELSYQEIAEVMDLSVSSVESLLFRAKKGLQKKLYKCYKKKCM; encoded by the coding sequence ATGTCTGACACCGAAATTATAGAACAACTAAAACAGGGAAGCGAAGCGGCTTTTAAAAGGCTGGTCGACACGCATCAGAAACTGGTGGTGAATACCTGCTATGGTTTGGTGCAGAACCGCGAAGATGCGGAAGATATTGCGCAGGATGTTTTTATTGAGGTTTATCGGAACATTGAAAAGTTCAGGGCCGATGCAAAACTCTCGACCTGGTTGTACCGAATTGCGGTTAATCGTTCGCTAAACCACATTCGCGATAACAAAAAACGCAAATGGTTTCATTCGTTCGAGGATGAGGTGGCGGCAAAAAACAAGGAAGTAATGCAGGTGAGTACATCAAATACTGACGAGCCGGAATACGACCTGGAGAACAAACAACGGGCAATTATTTTAAAAGAGGCAATTAACAGTTTGCCGCAGAATCAGAAAGTGGCTTTTACCTTAAGCAAATACGAAGAATTGTCGTACCAGGAAATTGCAGAGGTTATGGATCTCTCGGTTTCGTCGGTTGAGTCGCTTTTGTTTAGGGCAAAAAAAGGGCTGCAGAAAAAGTTATACAAGTGCTACAAAAAAAAGTGCATGTAA